The Maridesulfovibrio frigidus DSM 17176 genome has a segment encoding these proteins:
- the sat gene encoding sulfate adenylyltransferase, producing MSNLVAPHGGKGLVCALLEGAELAAEQKKAAGLKQIEISPRAKGDLIMMGCGGFSPLTGFMKKADWKGVCESFLMADGTFWPVPVTLDMDEEVKVGEELALVNDGEVYATMTVEEVYEMTDADKKWECEKVFKGEGEESADDCFWKIAMEDHPGVQMVMGQKKFNVAGPVKVLSEGEYPEQYKGVYLRPAETRAAFEEKGWSTVSALQLRNPMHRSHEFLAKISIEVCDGCLIHSLIGNLKPGDIPADVRVKAIETLVDDYFVKDNVIQAGYPLDMRYAGPREGLLHATFRQNYGVNRMLIGRDHAGVGDFYGLFEAQEIFDKIPYATEACPEPGKALLCEPMKIDWTFYCYKCDGMASLRTCPHNKEERVILSGTKLRKALSDGAEVVDHFGRDEVLVVLRAYYEGLTEKVEVKMQNAASGDSM from the coding sequence ATGTCTAATCTCGTAGCCCCTCACGGTGGTAAAGGTCTCGTATGTGCACTTCTCGAAGGCGCAGAACTAGCAGCAGAACAGAAGAAAGCTGCAGGACTCAAGCAGATTGAAATTTCCCCACGTGCTAAGGGCGACCTTATCATGATGGGTTGTGGTGGTTTTTCTCCACTCACAGGATTCATGAAAAAAGCTGACTGGAAAGGCGTTTGTGAAAGCTTTCTGATGGCAGACGGCACATTCTGGCCAGTTCCTGTTACTCTAGACATGGACGAAGAAGTCAAAGTTGGCGAAGAGCTTGCTCTCGTAAACGACGGCGAAGTATACGCAACCATGACTGTTGAAGAAGTCTACGAAATGACTGACGCTGACAAGAAATGGGAATGTGAGAAAGTATTCAAAGGCGAAGGCGAAGAGTCTGCTGATGATTGTTTCTGGAAGATCGCTATGGAAGATCATCCTGGCGTTCAGATGGTTATGGGACAGAAAAAATTCAACGTTGCTGGTCCTGTTAAAGTTCTCTCCGAAGGTGAGTACCCAGAACAGTACAAAGGCGTTTACCTCCGTCCTGCTGAAACACGTGCAGCTTTCGAAGAAAAGGGCTGGTCCACAGTTTCCGCTCTTCAGCTTCGTAACCCAATGCATCGTTCACACGAATTCCTCGCTAAGATTTCTATCGAAGTCTGCGACGGTTGCTTGATCCACTCCCTAATCGGAAACCTCAAGCCAGGAGACATTCCTGCAGACGTTCGTGTTAAAGCAATCGAAACTCTTGTTGACGATTACTTCGTAAAAGACAACGTAATTCAGGCTGGTTACCCACTTGACATGCGTTACGCTGGCCCACGTGAAGGACTCCTCCACGCGACTTTCCGCCAGAACTACGGCGTTAACAGAATGTTGATCGGTCGTGACCACGCTGGTGTTGGTGATTTCTACGGTCTATTTGAAGCTCAGGAAATTTTCGACAAAATTCCTTACGCAACAGAAGCTTGCCCAGAGCCTGGTAAAGCACTTCTTTGTGAGCCAATGAAAATTGACTGGACTTTCTACTGTTACAAATGTGACGGCATGGCTTCTCTCCGCACTTGCCCACATAACAAAGAAGAACGCGTTATTCTTTCCGGAACTAAACTCCGTAAAGCTCTTTCAGACGGCGCAGAAGTTGTTGACCATTTCGGTCGCGACGAAGTTCTCGTTGTTCTCCGTGCTTACTACGAAGGTTTGACTGAGAAAGTAGAAGTTAAAATGCAGAATGCAGCTTCCGGCGATTCTATGTAA
- a CDS encoding chorismate mutase, which produces MPNYKNFEESDRPRRDAPRKPSLLHEIRDLDERLISMISRRNQLMGKAASKRKEKGLPLADPDQERRIFEIWTTKSADEKFNLKAARRVFEQLNTLAYTCVSHPENRNLPSYSLSPARRPVKVTIDGPCSLFQSQLWMALAAMCSADAKMAPLSVNDQLTSLAKAFNQAGAHLSWEGDTIESRAGEGVSFEDKLVFAGDDPMTMYLVLAFGLKDPGKFKIAGGPVLKQYDSRVLTPILDPLGARLNTLDLQSHGLPARLECGGNLATSVTMLEDSPSKFAAALTLAGWTYPKGLTIKFEEDWAGISDIKDAVEVLSACGIEANLSETECVIPATETFSFPEEPKIALDPELSAAILSLPAFAGGNVTIKGTWPTNSPKAIDALKMLDLGGVDVKVTGTEISSTKGAQPKSVTFDLDQASDLFPIGMALAINSDTQCSLNNIKNVSLFEQGVELLERLGLEYTRTDDGIKIAPGKIQWDEAWNAPTPYFGIALGLMAYIRPGLSIQNPGDLTDLWPRYWTLYNSLPEIDGLKDPQVKDVEDESKSKRRRIKID; this is translated from the coding sequence ATGCCCAATTACAAAAATTTCGAAGAATCCGATAGACCCCGTAGAGACGCTCCTCGTAAGCCGTCACTACTTCACGAAATTAGAGATTTAGATGAACGCCTAATTTCTATGATTTCACGCAGAAACCAACTTATGGGTAAAGCTGCATCCAAACGTAAAGAGAAAGGTTTGCCACTGGCTGACCCAGATCAGGAAAGACGTATCTTTGAGATATGGACTACTAAGTCCGCCGACGAAAAATTTAATTTAAAAGCTGCGCGTAGAGTTTTCGAACAACTCAACACCCTTGCATATACTTGTGTATCCCATCCGGAGAACCGCAATCTTCCTTCATACTCACTTTCTCCAGCAAGACGCCCAGTAAAAGTTACCATCGACGGACCTTGTTCATTATTCCAGTCACAGCTTTGGATGGCTCTGGCCGCAATGTGTTCAGCCGACGCCAAAATGGCTCCGCTATCAGTGAATGACCAGCTCACTTCACTAGCTAAAGCTTTCAATCAGGCGGGCGCGCATCTTTCATGGGAAGGCGATACTATTGAGTCCCGCGCAGGTGAAGGTGTTTCCTTCGAAGACAAACTAGTCTTCGCTGGCGACGACCCTATGACCATGTATCTTGTTCTTGCTTTCGGATTAAAAGATCCGGGCAAGTTCAAAATTGCTGGCGGCCCTGTCCTTAAACAGTATGATTCAAGAGTACTGACTCCTATACTTGATCCTCTCGGAGCAAGACTGAATACTCTCGATCTTCAGAGCCACGGCCTTCCAGCAAGACTTGAATGTGGCGGTAATCTCGCGACTTCAGTTACTATGCTAGAAGATTCCCCATCAAAATTTGCAGCGGCACTAACTCTCGCTGGATGGACATACCCTAAAGGTTTGACAATCAAGTTTGAGGAAGACTGGGCCGGCATTTCTGATATCAAAGATGCTGTCGAAGTTCTAAGTGCATGCGGAATCGAAGCAAACCTCAGCGAAACAGAGTGTGTTATTCCCGCAACGGAAACATTCTCCTTCCCTGAAGAACCCAAAATTGCTTTAGACCCAGAACTTAGCGCAGCAATTTTATCCCTTCCTGCTTTTGCAGGTGGTAATGTTACCATTAAAGGTACATGGCCTACGAATTCACCAAAAGCGATTGATGCTCTCAAAATGCTTGATCTTGGTGGTGTTGACGTTAAGGTTACCGGCACTGAAATCAGCTCCACCAAAGGTGCACAGCCAAAATCAGTTACTTTCGATCTTGATCAGGCTTCAGACCTGTTCCCAATCGGAATGGCTCTAGCCATTAACTCCGACACACAATGTTCGCTCAATAACATTAAAAATGTTTCCCTTTTCGAGCAAGGAGTTGAACTTCTTGAGCGTCTAGGTCTTGAATACACCCGCACAGATGACGGAATCAAAATAGCTCCAGGTAAAATCCAGTGGGATGAAGCATGGAATGCCCCAACTCCGTATTTCGGAATTGCCTTAGGCCTAATGGCTTATATTCGCCCCGGACTATCTATACAGAACCCCGGAGATTTAACTGATCTTTGGCCTAGATACTGGACTCTTTACAACAGCCTTCCAGAAATCGATGGTCTAAAAGACCCTCAAGTTAAGGATGTAGAAGATGAATCAAAATCAAAACGAAGAAGAATCAAAATCGATTAG